The Panicum virgatum strain AP13 chromosome 3N, P.virgatum_v5, whole genome shotgun sequence genome includes the window CGCCCAGGCCCATCACCGGGCCCGGGCCCGCCTTGTGCGCCTGCTGCGGCGCCTTGTCCGACGCCAGCCGCtgcttccccgccgccgccgaggccggcgACTTCCCCACGgctcgctcctccgccgccgatcTGATCATCACCACAGCATCAGAAACCCAGCAACAAACTAGACTCGATCGGGTGACACGGCGCGGTGGTTGGGGTTAAGGCGGGCGGTGGGTTCCGGTTCGGTAACTACACCACCAACAGCGACCAGGGGAATGATGGGTGGACGGACGGATGGATGGTTGCGGTGCGGGTGCGGTGAGCAAAGcgggcgccgcgcgccggcAACCAaaagccgccgctgcccgctgccGATGcccacaaaaaagaaaaaagatcggGAGTGCTGCTGGATGTGCCCTTGGATTTTATACCCGGCTCGTATCAAGTCCTACTATATTTAGCCCTCGCCTCGCTTCATGTCACGGTTCACTATTCACACCAGCGGAAAGGTACGGAAAGGAGATGCCCGGTTGCTTCCGAATTGGATGAAACTGATGGTGGTGGATTTGTTGCCTGAGCCTGCAGGTTATTCAAGAACTGGGGAAAGGGGCATCTTCCCTTGCTCGATCGGATGGGTATTCTTCGCACGGGTGGATATACAGGGTACTCTACACCATACGTTGGCTGGAAAGATCTGAAACTTCACaggaaaattttgatttttaaaACCAAAGACAggattttcttttttggttgtTGTGTATGTCAAGGATAGGTCTGAAAAAGGCGGGAATTGATCGAGTGTTTGGTGATCCGATCCAATCGAAACTCCAAACTGGCATgggaaaacacaccaaaaaccaCTTGAATTTTAaagaaatgatgaaaagaaggggAAACGGTGTGGAGAGAAGATGCGGGATGGTACTCCCCGTATCTTATCACCCAGACAATACGAACCCAACACGAACCGGCGCGATCGAACCAGACGACCGCGCGAGCCAAGCGCCCAAGCCTACCCCGACCCCCGAGCCCTAGCGCCGCCAGCCCACCACGAAGGCGACCGGGCACGGACACGAGAATACGGCTCGGTAGCGGGGGTAAAAGCGGAAGAAGAAAAACGGGAGCGGAAGAAAAGAACTGGCAGACGCCTAGAGGGGGAAGGAAGGGGGGACGGCGGCCATACCTGTGGTGGTGGGGGAGGGCACCGCGGCTGTGGTGCCCGTCGGAGGTCCCGATGCCGGCGCCGGAGCGCGGCGGgaggggcgaggcggcgcggaggttgGACCCACGGGTGTAGGACGGCCCGCTCGGGGGCGCAGGCGCGGGAGAGCGGCGCTGGATCTTGGCGGCCCGGCGCTGCGGCGAGGCGCCGCTCGCGGacgcggcgtcgcggcggccgcgcgagcGCTTGTTCTGGCCCCACTGGAGcagcacctcgccgccgccgccgaccccggcggcgctcggggaggcgggGTCGGAGAAGTCGGAGTAGTGCTGGTGGTGGCCGTGGTCGCGCGCGGGGCTCCGggtcgcgacggcggcgggggacgAGGAAGGCGCGGCCTGCGCCGGCGGCtgcggagcgcgagcgcgcggcTTGGGCTCGAGCGATGTCGAGGCCAGGAACGCCGCCAGGCGGGAGCTGTCGGTGGCAACGGCGGGTGCCGCGTCGTCCTTGCTCGATCTCGGAACCGGCGCGGCTGGCGGCTTCCTGCTGCCGCTAACACTGCTGCCGCCTGCGATGCCATTGGGGAGCGGGAGGCAATCTGAGCTGGGCCTCTGGAATCTGCAGCAAAATCAATCAAACGAAAGTCGAGTCAGCGACTGGATCGGACAAGAACATGGTCGAACACTTCGAACAGGGGATGAAAGGAAGGGCAAATTCTCGTATTTGTGCCAGAATTCGGAACCAGAAAAATCACCACGCTCACAAACTGCAAAAAACTTCAGACTAAACAGGCCTTTCAGAGATCTGTGCAGAGGAATCAGCACAGAACGCGAGCGGAAATTCAGAACGAAAAAGCTGCAATATATGAGAACGGAACCGAGGCTAGCAAAAAACCGGAACTGATTGGCGAAATACAGCCGCAAGACGCGAGAACAAGCGTACCGCAGATCAAACGGCGCCTCGAAGAACCTGTGGGAGGAAGACGGCACAGAACACAGGAGGACCGCGAACAGGCCAAACAAGGGAGAAACTTCTCAAATCAGCCGGCAGGAGCCCGAACGCCGCACCAACAAACACCAACGCCGGAGAAGAGAACGCAAAATCGCACCTTTGATCTCAAGAAAGAACACCGCACGGGAGAACCAAGAACGCAGAACGAATccctgctgcggctgcggctgcggcaggCAATAGGATTGGGGGATTCGCGTACCTCGTCATGTCCGATGCCGGGGCGGGCTTCGACGGGCTGGACGCCGCCACGTCCCGAGCAACCGCAACGACCTCCGCGGAGCCACGCATCGAATCGGCGTCCTCCGCTCCTCCTTCCGCTCCTGGTTCTACAATCGTGCGCGCACTCCGTCCCCTGCAACCCCGGTGCCTCGCTCTACAGATCAACCATCTGGGCCGACGAGGCCGAGAACAGATCGCACGGAGCGAAGGTGCTTGCGAAATCTGACAGCGAGAACAGAGAGGAGCGGGGAGACGGAGAGAGCACAGCAATGGCGGAGGGGAGCAGAGCCTGAAGGCCCGAGGCTTTATCGTTTCCACTCTGCCAACAATGCCCTCCACTCTTGGCATCTATTCTCGCCTCTGCCACCTGAACGCCTGCGCAGGAGTGCACCTGCGAGCCTATGGCACTCCTGAGGTTGACCTCAACGCCGATGGGCATTT containing:
- the LOC120664684 gene encoding translation initiation factor IF-2-like, which produces MRGSAEVVAVARDVAASSPSKPAPASDMTRFQRPSSDCLPLPNGIAGGSSVSGSRKPPAAPVPRSSKDDAAPAVATDSSRLAAFLASTSLEPKPRARAPQPPAQAAPSSSPAAVATRSPARDHGHHQHYSDFSDPASPSAAGVGGGGEVLLQWGQNKRSRGRRDAASASGASPQRRAAKIQRRSPAPAPPSGPSYTRGSNLRAASPLPPRSGAGIGTSDGHHSRGALPHHHRSAAEERAVGKSPASAAAGKQRLASDKAPQQAHKAGPGPVMGLGVPDPKALHHHQGGGGAQQHPGGGAGAASSSSKPAPKLELPRIYTTLSRKEKEEDFMAMKGTKLPQRPKRRPKNVEKAVNFICPGAWLTDVTRSRYEVREKKCPKKQQKNRGLKGMESMDSDSD